DNA from Solanum stenotomum isolate F172 chromosome 3, ASM1918654v1, whole genome shotgun sequence:
AGCAAAATGAAAAAGATTCATATCTTTGGGATTTGGGATACAGAAATTCCTAAGGTACAAAATTGACAATGATATTTCAGCAATTATCATCCAACACTGCAGAGAGATGGAAGTCTTGTTGTAGTGACAAAATGTTGGCAATTGGAACCACCATCCAGAGCTTGGGAATTCATTGTTAACTTCCATATCATCAAAATCTTGGAGCTGCAGAAATACAAGTAAAGAAGAGATTAGATGAGAAATCGAGAAACAATTGACTAGAAAAGGATAAGTGTGTTCCCTTTTTATTACGTCAAGGTGGGGGTGAGGAACTAACCCCTCAACCCCAACAAGTGCTAGGgatttagatttttgaaaaattccgAGTAAAAATTTTTGCAGCTGTAAGAAAGAGACAATATATGCAACGAGTAGGCTTTACCTCCACCAATCGTTGCTTCAGGCAACCTTTCAACAGAGTACTTGTGTTGAGTGATGTACATGATTGGTACACCAGGGATCTGATCATTCAACGTTAGATGacagtttttatatatatatatatatacataagaaACAAAATACGAGAGTTAAACAGCAGAAGAGAGGAAAAGGAGTACAAAAAAAAGGGATACAAGCTAATCTGTCATACCTTGCGTATTCTACGCTTCAAATCTCGATCACATGTTGCGACAATATAGCACTTGTGCTGTAGAGGAATAAAATCATCCACACATGCAGTAGGATTACAAATTGGTTTACACAACTAACAAATTCAGAGAACATTATGCACAATGGATTAAGATCATACCTGTGTAACTCTCTCAACAATACAATCATCGGCATATGTCCCTTTGTGAGTACAGGGAAGCCTTTCGAATCGGGGATCTTTTGCAATTCTATTTacaacaaagaaaaatttaagGGAATAAGAACATCCATTATCATGGGGACAAAAACTAAAAGACATGTTTTTGCCACCAATTTCTCTGTTGTTGAAAGGGAGGAGTTCACATTATAATCTAAATGAAATAACGATGAAGAAACAGATTTATTTTTGCATAGAACTTCCAAAAGATTACAGAAACTTAAATCCATTAGTACTATACAAAGTTTATCATCACTAGAAGCTGAAAAGAGCATCTGCATGACTAGTAACATAATTTGCTCAATTAAACACAATTTAAGGCAATGCTACTAGCTGCCCTGCTATTGATCTGAAAAAGACTCTGCGAGGTAGTATTCTTTGCACTCATGAAATGGTtggttccaaaaaaaaaaaaaagagcacaCGGAGAAACAGAACAGTCTTGCAGAAATTATAAGTTATTTACAGTTTATACAGGCCACCCACAACAAGGTTTTCTGTTCTGCGTTTATCCTTGGAGCACATATCAACTCATATCTCCTTCAGGTCAAATTGTCTATTTTCGTCTAAGGGCCTTTTACTTTTTTCATCATGTGGGGGTCAGAATTGATTCCTGCTTATCTACTAGTCATTTCGTCAATTCATAACTATCTATGTGAAGGGATAAAGCTTCAACTAATGCTTGCATAtttctttttccccttttttgtgACAAAAcgtttctattttttcttcaccCTTTGCATTCGAGGAAGGACTAAGAAATGATTAAGCCTTAGATGTACACAATATAGTTTGTTTTATTAtgttgatattaaattaaacaaaattataaccataaaaactaattaacaaTGCCCTTGAATCACTAAATATATATACGGGGGAAGTTTCTCTACAAAAACCGCTGCTCTAGCAAATCATCCACCCTTCCCAAGTGTGAGAAAAAAGGGACAAAACTAAACAGCAATTAACTTAATACATTTTGACTAGTGACAGAATCAAAAGATAATTTGAAACAAGTACCTAAGAGCAACGCGGTATTTCTGACCCAGCTTCTCAAGCTCAGCCATGACACAGTCTGTAATGCAAGGAGTACCTGTGGAAGGAGAATATGTAACTTTTCTGTAAATACAAATCCAGTTCTTCTTTGGGATTTTTCAGTGATGAATTCAGATAGATCACAGTAGCAATCACTTGCatcaagaattttaaaaattaaaacaaaaaaaacacagTTATCTCATTTCATTTTGACAATGTTTTGAGACACAACTATTATGTGCCTCCATACTTTAAACACAAATGTATTCGACCGAGGGAAGATTGTGATAAAGAAGCGGGGATGGGGAAAGTGAGAAACCACCTAGGGATGAGGGAACTTACATTTGGCATACAAGCAATCCATCATCCCTTTCTCCAAATCCAACTGAAACAAAAGAGGTAAGCTCGATCAACTTAGTCATAGAAATCAGAAATAAACCATATATCAAGGTAAAATACATCATTAGACAGAGagccaacaaaaataatatctaatcCACATTATTCACTAGCAATCACTGTCCTCTGACTTTTTTGTAGAAAGGCAACTACTATCTACCTATTGGATGGAAAATAAAGGAAGGGAAAGACAATGAATCTGAGAGAAGAAAATGTGTGTTGTTCTTAATCATTCCGGCCACCATAAAGCTAAGCAAGAACTTCTATCACCTATATAGTTAAATATCTAAAGTTATATGATACTCAGTTGATTTCTAGCTGCCAAGCCCGGAATTTTAAAGCATAATGGATGTCACAGCCACTTTATCCACATAAATTCTCAACAACTCAAACCTTTCTGATGtgagattttttaagaatcCTATGTTTTTTCCTAACACATATTATGGTACAAACAAGATATACAAACTTGAAGGCTTAATGCTGGGTGGAATAAATATATAGCGGAGACGACACCAAGCCTGTGAAACATTaataaattcttttaatttacaaaattaaaaagaagcCACTTACTTTATTCTGAATGGAGAAATTAATAAAGTTAGTATCAACTAAAACAAGATACGGCGGCCCCAAAGCTGTGTTGTACTTGAAGAAGAGTGCAGACGAAACATAAGGCCTGAAACATATAACCCAGCAACTCAATATTCAAAATCAACAACGTCTTTTGCtttaaattagaaattgaaGCTAAAATACAAACTTACACGTTTCTTGGGAGCTTCTCTTTAGTTAAATCTTTCTTATTAGGGTTCAAAACTGCCTCTTTATGCCTGGAATTAAAACAccattaaaattcaaaaaaataaaaacaaaatacgAGAAAAGATGGGCGAAAGAGGGAATCAACACAATAACTCACTCCTTGATTGCTTTGTGAGTAACCATTTTCTTCATCACTGCGAATTTGGGAGCCTTTTTTGCTTTCCCCATTTTTGGTTCTCAAAATCTGAACTGCACGAAAAGCTCCTGCAGCTGTAGTGCAATTTCAGGAATGTGCTCtaattctcaaaaccctaacGTGATATGGAGCGGGTCAAGATGCGTCTTGAAAAGTCGGTCTTTTAATTGGGGAAAAAGTTCGTGGTTTTGGGCCCAGTATTAATGTTTGGAATTTTTACCCATATATAACCTATGATATGATGACCACAATAATATATCGGTATAacaataatttgagaaaatacatCATTATATCATTTAtctataacactttttttaaaaagacacttGAACTTTGAAAAGGTCCTAATATCCCCTTATTCTTTTTCAGGGTGGATTAATTACCCCCTAATGAACCTATGTGGCACACAAAATGTATTTCACTCGCCACTAGCGAGTgagataaacaaaaaaaattattattttatttattttagcattTATTTAGTTAGaaatatgattttctttttactctatttgtgtttattgtatttttgataataaaaaaagttttattgtatttttgcaaTTGGGACCTATCGGCTCTCCGATGAACAAGCTGCCATGCTtgcattgaaaaataaattagcgGCCATAGAAAATTTCCACTCCAAAGCTTTGAAGAAAATTGATGAGATtgttgaaagagaaagagatgaAAGCGGAGTGACGTGGTGGAGGAAGATCGAAAAGAAGCGCCAGAGAGATCGACGACGACGACGACGAACAACTAAGAGGGAATCACCAAGGGTCATGTTCAAACAAAGTAGAAAATACCCCATCTGAATTAGAGAGAGACTTCCGATCTTTGCAGATACAACACATCTTGATTTCGAgcaaaattacacaaaaaaaaattaaccatgagagaaaatagaagaaattttGCTCCTATAGATTTGCTTAGCCATTGTTGAGATGTGTTATTGATGTTATGGCAGTGGCGGCTATGCGAGAGAATTGCCACCGCCGGCGAAAAGAACGGCTATTGATGTTGAattatttttgaagaagaagaaaagataaattattattttattttttaaaaaatNCTCCTATAGATTTGCTTAGCCATTGTTGAGATGTGTTATTGATGTTATGGCAGTGGCGGCTATGCGAGAGAATTGCCACCGCCGGCGAAA
Protein-coding regions in this window:
- the LOC125860104 gene encoding uncharacterized protein LOC125860104, yielding MGKAKKAPKFAVMKKMVTHKAIKEHKEAVLNPNKKDLTKEKLPRNVPYVSSALFFKYNTALGPPYLVLVDTNFINFSIQNKLDLEKGMMDCLYAKCTPCITDCVMAELEKLGQKYRVALRIAKDPRFERLPCTHKGTYADDCIVERVTQHKCYIVATCDRDLKRRIRKIPGVPIMYITQHKYSVERLPEATIGGAPRF